Proteins encoded together in one Vigna angularis cultivar LongXiaoDou No.4 chromosome 5, ASM1680809v1, whole genome shotgun sequence window:
- the LOC108340006 gene encoding uncharacterized protein LOC108340006 → MVHQVVLPPKPVQNRRRRGVGEVAGGGAAECAAVCCCFPCVVVHIAVLAVYKVPKKLVLKAARKRRHGLLRNNKNNDDNNSSSINPLVVNKGNDIVVLHPHRASSVDLWSYGVEDTRLEEFIRQLPENEMDEDEEGFEKEMWARFAGTGFWRSESQRQP, encoded by the coding sequence ATGGTCCACCAAGTCGTCCTCCCTCCGAAGCCGGTGCAAAACCGCCGGAGGCGTGGCGTTGGCGAGGTGGCCGGGGGAGGCGCGGCTGAGTGCGCCGCCGTGTGTTGCTGCTTCCCGTGCGTGGTCGTCCACATCGCCGTGCTGGCCGTCTACAAGGTCCCCAAGAAGCTTGTCCTTAAAGCCGCGCGCAAGAGACGACATGGTTTGCTGAGGAACAACAAGAACAACGATGATAACAACAGCAGCAGCATCAACCCCCTTGTCGTAAACAAGGGCAATGATATCGTGGTGTTGCACCCGCACAGGGCTAGCAGTGTCGATTTGTGGAGCTACGGCGTGGAAGACACGCGCTTGGAGGAGTTTATTAGGCAATTACCGGAGAACGAGATGGACGAGGATGAAGAGGGGTTCGAGAAGGAGATGTGGGCCCGGTTCGCCGGAACCGGGTTCTGGCGGAGCGAGTCTCAGCGCCAACCGTAA